The Stratiformator vulcanicus genome has a segment encoding these proteins:
- a CDS encoding DUF3419 family protein, producing the protein MSLGHKLQRPFRAVSRAGFDFIHPRILIYNQCWEDPRLDRKALELGPDDSVAMITSAGCNALDYALVGPKAVHAIDMNPNQTALLELKQTAIRNLSFEDFFDLFGKGSSPRWKEIYRDTLRPELSERAQKIWDRQGSFFEVRRRRSSFYFRGSSGTFAWIVNMYIDRIAKVRDVINELLEAESVEAQTEIYRRHRMNEIFWKPMLKWMLRRDATLAMLGVPQPQRRILDQGYPGGIVQFVVDRVDEVFTRLPLSDNYFWRVYLTGSYSEDCCPEYLTRAGFDQLRDGAVDRVHRHTTTVTDFLNGHDEPISRFVLLDHMDWLSVPKRKHLLDAEWQAIVDSAAPNTRLLWRSAGLDVDFIDPIEVTIDGEQRRVGDVLNYHPELAAELHKIDRVNTYGSFYIADLNSSA; encoded by the coding sequence ATGAGTCTCGGTCATAAATTGCAGCGACCGTTCCGCGCCGTCAGCCGTGCCGGTTTCGATTTCATCCATCCGCGGATTCTCATCTACAACCAGTGTTGGGAAGATCCGCGTCTCGATCGCAAGGCGTTGGAGCTCGGCCCGGACGACTCGGTCGCGATGATCACGTCGGCCGGGTGCAACGCGCTCGACTACGCGCTCGTCGGCCCCAAAGCGGTGCACGCGATCGACATGAATCCGAATCAGACGGCTCTGCTCGAGCTCAAGCAGACCGCGATTCGGAATTTGTCCTTCGAGGATTTCTTCGACCTGTTCGGCAAAGGGTCGTCGCCGCGTTGGAAAGAGATATACCGCGACACACTTCGCCCCGAATTGTCGGAACGCGCTCAGAAAATCTGGGATCGCCAAGGCAGCTTTTTTGAGGTCCGGCGCAGGCGGTCGAGCTTCTACTTCCGCGGCTCCTCCGGCACGTTCGCGTGGATCGTCAACATGTACATCGACCGCATCGCCAAGGTGCGGGACGTCATTAACGAATTGCTCGAAGCCGAGTCGGTCGAGGCGCAGACCGAGATTTATCGCCGGCACCGCATGAACGAAATTTTCTGGAAGCCGATGCTAAAGTGGATGCTCCGTCGTGACGCGACACTCGCAATGCTCGGCGTCCCGCAGCCGCAGCGACGAATCCTCGACCAAGGATACCCCGGCGGCATCGTGCAATTCGTCGTCGATCGCGTCGATGAGGTCTTCACAAGACTTCCGCTCTCGGACAACTATTTCTGGCGGGTCTACTTAACCGGTTCGTATTCCGAGGACTGTTGCCCGGAATACCTGACACGAGCGGGCTTCGATCAACTTCGAGACGGCGCCGTCGACCGGGTGCATCGCCATACCACGACCGTGACCGACTTCCTGAACGGACACGACGAGCCGATCTCACGTTTTGTTTTGCTTGATCACATGGACTGGCTCAGCGTGCCGAAGCGCAAGCACCTGCTCGACGCCGAATGGCAGGCGATCGTCGACAGCGCCGCGCCGAACACGCGGCTGCTGTGGCGCAGCGCCGGACTTGATGTCGACTTTATTGATCCGATCGAGGTGACGATCGACGGCGAACAACGACGCGTCGGCGATGTGCTCAACTACCACCCCGAATTAGCAGCCGAGCTTCACAAGATTGATCGAGTCAACACGTACGGCAGCTTCTATATCGCGGACCTAAATTCGTCGGCTTAA
- a CDS encoding class I SAM-dependent methyltransferase has translation MSASAGIFNDLRILWQLTFNRVKGDSHAERLESFYRHQASGYDAYRRRLLHGRTDMIQSLPVVEGGTWIDMGAGTGENVEHMGDNLSKFGKVYLLDLCRPLLKIGEERVAEKNWQNVEPVHGDATAWTPTEGAGQVDLVTFSYSLTMIPDWFAAIEHAYRLLKPGGTIGIADFYVARKHAGESERRHGWLTREFWQTFFAVDNVFLSPDHLPYLKNRFETVQIKERFGSVPIVPFLYAPYYIYLGRKPDDVAAPE, from the coding sequence ATGTCTGCTTCGGCCGGAATTTTTAACGACCTGCGCATCCTCTGGCAGCTCACGTTTAATCGCGTCAAAGGTGATTCCCACGCCGAGCGGCTCGAAAGTTTCTACCGGCATCAAGCCTCTGGGTATGACGCCTATCGCCGCCGTCTGCTTCACGGTCGGACCGACATGATTCAATCCCTGCCCGTCGTCGAAGGCGGTACGTGGATTGATATGGGAGCCGGCACCGGCGAGAACGTCGAGCACATGGGCGACAACCTTTCGAAATTTGGGAAGGTCTATCTGCTCGATCTCTGTAGGCCACTACTGAAAATCGGAGAGGAACGGGTTGCTGAAAAAAATTGGCAGAACGTCGAACCGGTCCACGGCGATGCCACCGCGTGGACGCCAACCGAAGGAGCAGGGCAGGTCGATCTCGTCACGTTCTCCTATTCATTGACGATGATTCCCGATTGGTTCGCCGCGATCGAACACGCCTACCGCTTACTCAAGCCGGGCGGCACAATCGGGATTGCCGACTTCTACGTCGCTCGCAAACACGCCGGCGAATCCGAACGTCGCCACGGCTGGCTGACCCGCGAATTCTGGCAGACGTTTTTCGCGGTCGACAACGTCTTCTTAAGTCCCGATCACCTGCCTTATCTCAAGAACCGGTTCGAAACGGTTCAAATCAAGGAACGTTTCGGGTCCGTCCCCATCGTCCCTTTCCTGTATGCTCCGTACTATATTTATCTGGGTCGAAAGCCCGATGACGTCGCAGCCCCGGAGTAA
- a CDS encoding lysophospholipid acyltransferase family protein, with the protein MRNSRPNPFSYSQEIDGRWKRVLARQVENLSGLRKLGRVYEEERREADRYPNPWAVALGALDLRVHISGPVEDIPRQGPLVVIANHPFGVVDGMILCDLIARVRHDYRVIINRVLESVEDIRPYLLPIDFTGTKEATRVNLESRKQARQFLKEGGCVILFPAGGVSTSKGPLGPAVDPEWGTFAARLILQSKADVLPVYFHGQNSRLFQVVSQFSKTLRLALLAREVRKKVGEAVEVTVRPVCHFRDYAEINDAQTLTTTLRRAVDGKSTC; encoded by the coding sequence GTGCGCAATTCCCGACCGAATCCGTTCTCTTATTCGCAGGAAATTGACGGTCGCTGGAAACGGGTCCTCGCCCGGCAGGTGGAGAACCTCTCAGGTCTGCGAAAGCTCGGCCGGGTCTACGAAGAAGAGCGTCGCGAGGCCGACCGCTACCCCAACCCCTGGGCAGTCGCACTGGGGGCACTTGATTTGCGAGTGCATATCAGCGGGCCCGTCGAGGACATCCCACGCCAAGGGCCATTAGTCGTCATCGCCAACCACCCGTTCGGCGTGGTCGACGGCATGATCCTGTGTGATCTGATCGCCCGCGTCCGACATGACTACCGCGTGATCATTAACCGCGTCCTCGAATCGGTCGAAGACATCCGGCCCTACCTGCTGCCGATCGACTTCACCGGCACAAAAGAGGCCACGCGGGTTAATCTGGAGTCACGCAAACAGGCTCGCCAATTCTTAAAAGAGGGCGGCTGCGTCATCCTGTTTCCGGCCGGCGGCGTCTCGACCTCCAAAGGCCCCCTCGGCCCCGCCGTCGACCCCGAGTGGGGCACCTTCGCAGCGAGACTGATCTTACAGAGCAAAGCCGACGTCCTACCGGTCTACTTCCACGGCCAAAACTCCCGCCTCTTCCAAGTCGTCAGCCAGTTCAGCAAAACACTAAGGCTCGCCCTGTTGGCCCGCGAGGTGCGCAAAAAGGTCGGCGAGGCGGTGGAGGTCACCGTGAGACCAGTTTGCCATTTCCGCGACTATGCCGAAATAAACGACGCGCAAACGCTCACGACAACGCTTCGTAGAGCGGTTGACGGAAAGTCGACTTGTTAG
- a CDS encoding DUF1559 domain-containing protein, whose protein sequence is MSHKSSRARGFTLIELLVVIAIIAILIALLLPAVQQAREAARRNACQNNLKQIGLALHNYHDVYDMLPIGVSVNSTGNRTDTEGHWAWGARILAQMDQQPLYDRLQVGQTTIADADRTAVQSILPGFRCPSDTGPQLNDERPFNDGTDFLLATSNYIGVMDEDDHNVATAGPGSDVELVVTNGRIDGMLVFGASVAFQNVADGTSNTIMVGERIFSFRDGTVAGAGVALGTPAVGNTTRIDQGEEYANSVIASNTLCQLNDPTCGSPYMGFSSPHSGGVQFVLADGSVHFISENIEQNPGQDATANGSAVFQRLLNRKDRQTVGAF, encoded by the coding sequence ATGTCGCACAAATCATCTCGCGCTCGCGGATTTACACTGATCGAATTGCTGGTCGTGATTGCGATCATCGCGATCTTGATCGCGCTACTTTTGCCAGCAGTTCAGCAGGCTCGAGAGGCGGCGCGGCGAAATGCGTGCCAGAACAACTTGAAACAGATCGGGCTGGCGCTGCACAACTATCACGACGTCTACGACATGTTGCCAATCGGAGTATCGGTAAATTCGACTGGGAACCGAACTGATACTGAGGGGCACTGGGCTTGGGGCGCTCGCATTCTGGCTCAAATGGATCAGCAGCCGCTCTATGACCGGTTACAGGTCGGGCAGACGACGATTGCCGACGCCGATCGTACTGCGGTTCAATCGATTCTTCCCGGATTTCGATGCCCGTCCGATACCGGCCCGCAACTGAATGATGAGCGGCCTTTCAATGACGGAACTGATTTCTTGCTGGCAACGTCGAACTACATCGGCGTGATGGATGAAGATGATCACAACGTCGCAACCGCCGGTCCCGGCTCGGATGTCGAACTCGTCGTTACGAATGGCCGGATCGACGGTATGCTAGTGTTCGGCGCGTCGGTTGCCTTCCAAAACGTGGCTGATGGAACGAGCAATACGATTATGGTCGGTGAGCGGATATTTTCCTTCCGAGATGGCACGGTGGCTGGCGCGGGTGTTGCCCTGGGCACTCCTGCTGTCGGTAATACCACTCGGATTGATCAAGGCGAAGAATACGCAAATTCGGTCATCGCTTCGAACACGCTGTGCCAATTAAACGACCCAACTTGCGGAAGCCCTTATATGGGTTTCAGTAGTCCGCATTCGGGTGGCGTTCAATTCGTTCTAGCCGATGGCTCGGTGCATTTCATTAGTGAGAACATTGAGCAGAATCCCGGGCAGGATGCAACGGCTAATGGCTCGGCGGTCTTTCAACGGCTCTTGAATCGTAAGGACCGGCAAACAGTCGGTGCGTTTTAA
- a CDS encoding DUF1559 domain-containing protein — protein MTDQLGTRRGFTLIELLVVIAIIAILIALLLPAVQQAREAARRSQCKNNLKQLGLALHNYHDANSAFPPGVTPNNAWLNNSTTNYNALQNASGVWAWGARILPFLDQQPLYEQLEMTVLPVSSSPLSALQTSLPVFLCPSDEMPKLNSANEINGDSHASSNYVANFEDTSTSRGYFEEQDEGNTTPRALFKKTQKKRPTSFDGVFGIGLSLNTGDISDGTSNTIALGERVWAYRDGYTPRKNGALIYASPSILEGTGYGWTGLTSVMNLATSCPLNPVEANCSSDDSFRRTYASSHAGGMQFVMADGSVHFISENIEFVSGVDGRNANSGVFQRLANRRDGNSIGAF, from the coding sequence ATGACTGATCAATTAGGGACAAGACGTGGTTTCACTCTGATCGAGTTGCTGGTGGTCATCGCAATCATCGCGATATTGATCGCGTTGTTGCTTCCCGCCGTTCAGCAGGCTCGAGAGGCCGCGCGTCGGAGTCAGTGCAAGAATAACTTAAAGCAGTTGGGGCTGGCACTGCATAACTACCACGACGCGAACAGCGCTTTTCCGCCCGGCGTAACGCCGAACAACGCCTGGCTCAATAATTCGACTACGAATTACAACGCATTGCAAAACGCCAGTGGTGTTTGGGCTTGGGGGGCGCGGATTTTGCCGTTCCTCGATCAACAGCCGTTATACGAACAACTCGAAATGACAGTGCTTCCCGTTTCGAGTTCGCCGCTCTCGGCACTCCAAACATCATTGCCGGTCTTTCTGTGTCCGTCGGATGAGATGCCGAAACTTAATAGTGCAAATGAGATTAACGGCGATTCGCACGCTTCTAGTAATTACGTGGCGAACTTCGAAGATACGTCGACGAGTCGGGGTTATTTCGAAGAGCAGGACGAAGGGAATACAACGCCGCGTGCCTTGTTCAAAAAGACGCAGAAGAAACGACCAACCTCGTTCGACGGCGTCTTCGGGATTGGCCTATCTCTTAATACCGGAGACATTTCCGACGGTACAAGTAACACGATAGCTCTCGGCGAACGCGTCTGGGCCTATCGAGACGGCTACACGCCACGCAAGAACGGTGCGTTGATCTATGCATCGCCTTCGATTCTTGAAGGAACGGGCTATGGCTGGACAGGACTGACCTCAGTCATGAATCTGGCCACGAGCTGTCCTCTCAACCCGGTCGAGGCTAACTGCAGTTCAGATGATAGTTTCCGCCGAACTTACGCGAGCTCTCATGCTGGCGGCATGCAGTTCGTCATGGCCGACGGCTCCGTGCATTTCATCAGCGAAAATATTGAGTTCGTCAGCGGCGTGGACGGTCGAAATGCCAACTCCGGCGTGTTTCAGCGTCTCGCAAATCGTCGCGACGGTAATTCAATTGGAGCCTTTTAA
- a CDS encoding DUF1559 domain-containing protein yields MVNNRRTIKDSGRRGFTLIELLVVIAIIAILIALLLPAVQQAREAARRSQCKNNLKQLGIALHNYHDANGMFPIGMVNPTSVPANHRNDPDVGFWSWGARLLPFLEQQALYERLNINNVHFLSRVADRDDIERGLDVFRCPSDEAPEVNSGRTFNTASGGGGTTISVATSNYVGNFDDTRQYANAEGAKLDTNGNQDGVLVYSVGIKVTDISDGSSNTIAIGERAWALKDGTIAEAGTIYGARSVLEGNNIIQTDSAGSSVFGLASRCGLNPTAATCSQDYDWTYHSAHAGGVHFAMADGSVQFIGENIDFSTSLDGRNANSGVFQRLANRRDGNTVGAF; encoded by the coding sequence GTGGTCAATAATCGACGAACAATTAAAGATTCCGGCAGACGTGGTTTCACTCTGATCGAGTTGCTGGTGGTCATCGCAATCATCGCGATATTGATCGCGTTGTTGCTTCCCGCCGTTCAGCAGGCTCGAGAGGCCGCGCGTCGGAGCCAGTGTAAGAATAATCTGAAGCAGCTCGGCATTGCTTTACACAACTACCATGATGCCAACGGCATGTTTCCGATCGGAATGGTTAATCCAACCTCGGTCCCAGCAAATCACCGAAATGACCCCGATGTCGGGTTTTGGAGCTGGGGGGCTCGTTTGCTGCCATTCTTGGAACAACAAGCGTTGTACGAGCGATTGAATATCAACAATGTTCATTTTCTGAGCCGCGTCGCTGATCGTGATGATATCGAGCGAGGTCTAGACGTCTTCCGCTGTCCGTCGGACGAAGCCCCTGAGGTCAATTCAGGCCGTACATTCAATACCGCAAGTGGCGGTGGGGGGACAACGATTTCGGTCGCTACTTCGAACTATGTCGGAAACTTCGATGACACGCGGCAGTATGCCAACGCCGAGGGTGCGAAGCTGGATACAAACGGAAACCAAGATGGGGTGCTCGTTTACTCAGTCGGGATTAAAGTGACCGATATTTCGGACGGGTCGAGCAATACTATTGCGATTGGCGAACGCGCGTGGGCTTTAAAAGACGGTACAATCGCAGAGGCTGGCACAATCTATGGGGCTCGCTCGGTCCTTGAAGGGAACAATATCATTCAGACTGATTCCGCGGGGTCTTCGGTCTTCGGTCTGGCGTCCAGATGCGGCCTCAATCCGACCGCGGCCACCTGTTCTCAAGATTATGATTGGACTTATCACAGCGCTCACGCGGGGGGCGTCCACTTCGCGATGGCGGACGGCTCAGTTCAGTTTATCGGCGAGAACATTGATTTCTCGACGAGTCTCGACGGTCGTAATGCGAACTCGGGCGTCTTTCAACGCTTGGCGAACCGTCGCGATGGTAACACGGTGGGAGCCTTCTAG
- a CDS encoding DUF1559 domain-containing protein produces MRHDRVRGFTLIELLVVIAIIAILIALLLPAVQQARAAAQRSACQNNLKQIGLAMHNYSDTFGYLPTGASVWLYGANVNGSYTNTRGHWIWSCFILPYMDEAPLYDQFSPGRQSPEAAGALISTPMAEYRCPADEVDPIHPFQDFNNDVPAAYSSYVSSTSDILRQNTWGGSGIIGDREEFSGAFGIDVAYTLDMIKDGTSNTILVGERAFQVDTSYPNRAYGAFAYATRRLNGAQDSNGINLAFATLGYGGINGAGVGDFDTNETEARRAAGNGFSSKHAGGSQFVFGDGSVHFLSENISFTCCGSSGDARLANSGVLNRLVNRVDGMTVGKF; encoded by the coding sequence ATGCGTCATGATCGGGTTCGTGGATTCACGTTGATCGAATTGCTGGTGGTCATCGCAATTATTGCGATCCTGATCGCCCTTCTGTTGCCAGCCGTGCAGCAGGCACGCGCCGCCGCGCAGCGAAGTGCCTGTCAAAACAATTTGAAGCAAATTGGTCTGGCGATGCATAACTACAGTGACACCTTCGGCTACCTGCCGACCGGAGCATCGGTTTGGCTGTATGGGGCGAACGTCAACGGGAGCTACACGAATACGCGGGGGCACTGGATTTGGAGTTGCTTCATATTGCCGTATATGGATGAGGCGCCACTCTACGATCAATTTTCACCCGGACGACAGAGCCCTGAAGCGGCTGGCGCATTGATCAGTACTCCGATGGCGGAGTATCGGTGCCCGGCTGACGAAGTCGATCCGATTCACCCGTTTCAAGACTTCAACAATGACGTTCCTGCCGCCTATTCGAGCTACGTCTCCAGTACGAGTGATATCTTGCGACAAAATACTTGGGGCGGATCAGGGATCATAGGCGACCGGGAGGAGTTTAGTGGTGCTTTCGGAATCGATGTCGCCTATACCCTGGATATGATTAAAGACGGTACGAGTAACACCATTCTTGTCGGCGAGCGGGCTTTTCAGGTCGACACCTCCTATCCGAACCGGGCATACGGGGCATTTGCTTATGCCACTCGTCGGCTAAACGGGGCGCAAGACAGTAACGGGATCAATTTAGCGTTCGCAACGCTGGGCTATGGCGGCATCAACGGGGCCGGTGTTGGCGACTTCGACACCAATGAGACCGAGGCACGCCGTGCTGCTGGCAATGGATTCAGCAGCAAGCACGCCGGTGGTTCCCAGTTCGTGTTCGGTGACGGGTCGGTCCATTTTCTGAGTGAAAACATTTCCTTCACCTGCTGCGGAAGCTCAGGCGATGCTCGGCTTGCCAACTCTGGTGTCCTCAATCGGCTTGTCAATCGAGTGGATGGAATGACCGTCGGCAAGTTCTAA
- a CDS encoding DUF1559 domain-containing protein, with protein sequence MQVHAGLRASRRGFTLIELLVVIAIIAILIALLLPAVQQAREAARRSQCQNNLKQIGLALHNYHEALSRFPMGASAHTNDPNAAINNNSSGDTESGSQGYWGWGSLILPYLDQGALFKTLQPGDRTFQQALSNNQNELQKALPAFRCPSTSADKLNTRRLKHSGILNYALAISNYRAMNDSNAFRSLPLEGSTNFDGLFGINTSLRLRDVTDGTSNTIAMAEAAWGPEVQVGLASWQKPAYGNAAGIALGFSNLGRTGTQCSTSTLYTHSGTQGAVLATGGRPINSIDSWDNNEQRRNCYPNTMGAIGSEHPGGAFVLMADGSVHFLGENIDFDADPTLGGTPSAPSSRNYGVLQRLCSRNDGQPIGKF encoded by the coding sequence ATGCAGGTCCACGCCGGCCTTCGCGCCTCGCGCCGCGGATTCACGCTCATCGAACTGCTCGTGGTGATCGCGATCATCGCGATCCTGATCGCCCTGCTGCTGCCCGCCGTGCAGCAAGCCCGCGAGGCGGCCAGGCGGAGCCAGTGTCAGAACAATCTGAAGCAAATCGGGTTGGCTCTGCACAACTATCATGAGGCGCTGTCGCGGTTTCCGATGGGGGCTTCCGCTCACACCAATGACCCGAACGCAGCGATCAATAACAACAGCTCAGGCGATACCGAATCGGGCAGCCAAGGTTACTGGGGTTGGGGTTCGCTCATCTTGCCCTACCTCGATCAGGGAGCACTATTCAAAACACTGCAACCGGGTGACCGGACTTTTCAACAGGCTCTCAGCAATAATCAGAATGAATTGCAGAAGGCTCTTCCCGCATTTCGGTGCCCGAGCACGAGTGCCGACAAGTTGAACACCCGGCGGCTTAAGCACTCGGGCATCTTAAATTATGCTCTGGCGATATCGAACTATCGGGCGATGAATGACTCTAACGCATTCCGGTCTTTACCGCTTGAGGGGTCGACGAACTTTGACGGGTTGTTCGGAATTAATACCTCTCTCCGGTTACGCGACGTCACGGACGGGACAAGCAATACGATCGCGATGGCCGAGGCGGCATGGGGTCCCGAGGTTCAAGTCGGTTTGGCGAGTTGGCAAAAGCCGGCTTACGGGAATGCGGCTGGAATTGCTCTCGGTTTTTCGAACCTGGGGCGGACCGGAACGCAGTGCTCAACTTCAACACTTTACACGCATTCGGGAACGCAGGGCGCCGTTCTTGCCACAGGAGGCCGGCCAATCAACAGTATAGACTCGTGGGACAATAACGAGCAGCGCCGCAACTGTTACCCGAACACGATGGGGGCGATCGGAAGCGAGCATCCGGGGGGCGCGTTCGTTTTGATGGCCGACGGCTCTGTTCACTTCTTGGGTGAGAATATTGACTTCGATGCCGACCCGACGCTTGGGGGCACCCCCAGTGCGCCTTCGTCAAGAAATTATGGCGTCTTGCAACGGCTTTGCAGCCGGAATGATGGTCAGCCCATCGGGAAATTCTAA
- a CDS encoding type 1 glutamine amidotransferase domain-containing protein, with protein MTQTASKKRVMIFAGADYEDLELWYPKLRLEEAGCDVVLAGAAAGEAFQGKHGYPCRTDACVDELSAADFDGLVCPGGWMPDKLRRHEKVLSLTRDFHEAGKLVAAICHGGWIPISADIYEGVRVTGSPGIKDDLVNAGAAWEDASVVVDRHFVSSRRPDDLPDFMKGIFEVIG; from the coding sequence ATGACGCAAACCGCATCCAAAAAACGAGTTATGATTTTCGCCGGGGCTGATTACGAGGACCTTGAATTGTGGTATCCGAAGCTCAGGCTGGAAGAGGCGGGGTGCGACGTTGTGCTCGCGGGAGCGGCTGCGGGCGAAGCATTTCAGGGAAAACACGGCTACCCCTGCCGGACCGATGCCTGCGTTGATGAGCTCTCAGCGGCCGATTTCGACGGCCTCGTCTGCCCCGGCGGGTGGATGCCCGACAAATTGCGGCGGCACGAAAAAGTGCTCTCGCTGACTCGCGACTTCCATGAGGCCGGCAAATTGGTGGCTGCGATCTGTCACGGCGGGTGGATTCCTATATCCGCGGACATCTACGAAGGTGTGCGCGTTACGGGATCCCCCGGAATCAAAGACGATCTGGTCAACGCCGGAGCCGCGTGGGAGGACGCGTCGGTCGTCGTCGATCGGCATTTCGTCTCGAGCCGACGTCCTGACGACCTGCCTGATTTTATGAAAGGGATTTTCGAAGTCATTGGCTGA
- a CDS encoding PDZ domain-containing protein — MVRSRVRSASCSWVVLLLVFGVSLVSSAAEPVEARHPLRPIERLLVELASPDFAVRVAAEQELVAHGEPAIEPLANVMDEKYPEVTARALAAMTEIAWAARDDDRWDIVDKVMTLLEDAGKTDDPLVAMMAQGRLDEQEPLDEKRMVAKVRELGAIVEMIEDKTPDANGNRQNAAQIQHVFLGHRWKGGEEGLRYIGRLAPFQTLYFTKNAKVSEQALLKLRQSRPQMTLQRRGPTKLGVSADPFAGVCRVGEVTPDSPADRAGIRSGDVITSFNGQEITTLQSLVLAIEDVIPGDKVDVMIQRGFTDVELDVTMRRWGE, encoded by the coding sequence ATGGTCCGAAGTCGCGTCCGCTCTGCCTCTTGCAGTTGGGTGGTCTTGCTGTTGGTTTTCGGTGTGTCGTTAGTTTCAAGCGCGGCAGAGCCTGTTGAAGCCCGGCACCCGTTGCGGCCGATCGAACGGCTGCTGGTTGAGTTGGCGTCCCCTGACTTTGCCGTTCGCGTGGCCGCCGAGCAGGAACTGGTAGCCCACGGCGAGCCGGCCATCGAACCGCTCGCGAACGTGATGGATGAGAAGTATCCCGAAGTCACCGCCCGCGCGCTGGCCGCAATGACCGAGATCGCGTGGGCCGCCCGGGACGACGATCGCTGGGACATCGTCGACAAGGTCATGACCTTGCTCGAAGACGCGGGCAAAACGGACGACCCGCTGGTCGCGATGATGGCCCAAGGCCGACTCGATGAGCAAGAACCGCTCGATGAAAAGAGGATGGTCGCCAAGGTCCGTGAACTGGGCGCGATCGTTGAAATGATCGAGGACAAAACTCCGGACGCTAACGGCAACCGGCAGAACGCCGCGCAGATTCAGCACGTCTTCCTTGGACATCGTTGGAAGGGTGGCGAAGAAGGGCTGCGTTACATCGGCCGTCTCGCACCGTTCCAAACCCTTTATTTCACGAAGAATGCCAAAGTCTCCGAGCAAGCGTTGCTGAAGTTAAGGCAGTCCCGACCGCAAATGACATTGCAGCGTCGAGGACCGACCAAATTGGGCGTGTCCGCCGACCCGTTTGCGGGCGTGTGCCGTGTGGGCGAAGTCACTCCTGATTCTCCCGCCGACCGGGCCGGGATTCGATCCGGCGACGTAATCACGTCGTTTAACGGCCAGGAAATCACCACGCTGCAGTCTCTCGTTCTGGCCATTGAGGACGTCATTCCGGGCGACAAAGTCGACGTGATGATTCAACGCGGGTTTACCGACGTGGAACTGGACGTCACCATGAGGCGGTGGGGCGAATGA
- a CDS encoding Maf family protein, whose product MSAEEEPSDGGRPGQIVLASSSPRRRELLELIVDASRIEVVPPPDAREQSLDHLRSVPEIVQGVCSIASQKARSVGEILGSRNDVAAIVAADTTVIVDDRDQARSLGKPDGSCWRDQVSEWFRRYYSGQTHSVVTGVCVIAAGRQFDFSVTTAVTMVDDLDRHLEWYLATEEPLGKAGGYAIQGAGATLVKRVDGSLTNVVGLPLRELNDLFGELGIDVG is encoded by the coding sequence ATGAGTGCGGAAGAGGAGCCGTCAGATGGTGGACGGCCGGGACAGATCGTACTCGCTTCGAGCTCACCGCGGCGACGGGAATTGCTCGAACTGATCGTCGACGCAAGCCGAATCGAAGTCGTTCCACCTCCCGATGCCCGTGAGCAATCACTCGATCACCTTCGATCGGTCCCGGAGATCGTTCAGGGTGTTTGCTCAATCGCCAGTCAGAAGGCCCGCAGCGTCGGTGAAATACTCGGCAGTCGCAACGATGTCGCGGCGATCGTGGCGGCCGATACGACGGTCATCGTTGATGACCGCGACCAAGCCCGCTCGCTCGGAAAACCGGACGGATCGTGCTGGCGTGATCAGGTCAGCGAGTGGTTTCGGCGATACTACTCCGGGCAAACTCACTCTGTGGTCACGGGTGTGTGCGTGATCGCGGCGGGAAGGCAGTTCGACTTTTCGGTGACGACGGCTGTCACAATGGTCGACGATCTGGATCGCCATCTCGAATGGTATCTTGCCACCGAAGAACCACTCGGAAAGGCAGGGGGATATGCGATTCAGGGTGCCGGTGCGACCCTCGTCAAACGAGTCGACGGCAGCCTGACCAACGTCGTCGGGCTTCCGCTGCGCGAACTCAACGATCTCTTTGGCGAGTTGGGAATCGATGTCGGCTGA